Proteins from a single region of Penaeus monodon isolate SGIC_2016 chromosome 29, NSTDA_Pmon_1, whole genome shotgun sequence:
- the LOC119591665 gene encoding cytochrome c oxidase assembly factor 6 homolog encodes MPRSEGEKSTAFPNKEARYMCWDARDKFWECLDAGGTAESCKNLREKYEESCPPTWVKHFDRKRNYLIFKEQMKQGYEPLSEAKT; translated from the exons ATGCCGAGATCAGAGGGTGAAAAGAGCACTGCCTTTCCAAACAAGGAAGCACGTTACATGTGCTGGGATGCGAGAGACAAATTTTGGGAATGTCTCGATGCAGGGG GTACGGCAGAAAGTTGTAAAAACCTTcgagaaaaatatgaagagagcTGCCCTCCCACCTGGGTCAAACATtttgacagaaagagaaattacTTGATTTTTAAGGAACAGATGAAGCAAGGCTACGAACCACTTAGTGAAGCGAAGACTTAG